The Amblyomma americanum isolate KBUSLIRL-KWMA chromosome 5, ASM5285725v1, whole genome shotgun sequence genome window below encodes:
- the LOC144135250 gene encoding neprilysin-1-like, translating to MASLRLQTHRAIRGKSAGNFMAVAANAYFNSQSNTAVIRAGILQPPVFISGAPDVFNYGGLGQIVGHEIMHGFDVKGIEVDYLERPVYYMATETMQTYAKKVLCLRASYQKAESEDRARILNDATDSEGFADFAGIALAHHAYQQLPEGRRARTVPFVGLTNDQTFFVAHCIKWCESEKARKSRSQNDRYWHSRSRCIVPLQNMPEFAEAFACQRGDTMNPAQKCDFW from the exons ATGGCGTCGCTGCGCCTCCAGACGCATCGCGCCATTAGGGGAAAGTCCGCTGGGAACTTCATGGCCGTTGCTGCCAACGCTTACTTCAATTCCCAGTCGAACACTGCTGTCATACGGGCCGGAATTCTGCAGCCACCGGTCTTCATCAGCGGAGCTCCGGATGTTTTCAACTACGGAGGTCTCGGCCAG ATTGTCGGCCACGAAATAATGCACGGTTTCGACGTCAAAGGCATCGAGGTGGACTACCTTGAACGTCCGGTCTACTACATGGCTACGGAAACGATGCAAACTTATGCAAAGAAGGTGCTCTGCCTTCGTGCGTCGTATCAGAAG GCGGAATCGGAAGACCGGGCAAGAATATTGAACGACGCTACGGACTCGGAAGGCTTTGCCGACTTCGCAGGAATCGCGCTAGCGCACCACGCCTACCAACAGCTTCCGGAAGGACGGCGCGCAAGAACCGTGCCATTCGTGGGGCTCACCAACGACCAGACTTTCTTTGTGGCGCACTGCATTAAGTGGTGCGAATCGGAAAAGGCTAGAAAGAGCCGATCGCAGAACGACCGGTACTGGCACAGCCGCTCCCGTTGCATAGTGCCCCTGCAAAACATGCCTGAGTTTGCAGAGGCGTTCGCCTGCCAACGCGGGGACACAATGAACCCAGCGCAAAAGTGCGACTTCTGGTAG